The sequence below is a genomic window from Streptomyces sp. B21-105.
GCTGGTGGAGCAGGCGATCACGCCGTGAGCGGCGACGACGTGGGCACGGTGCGCACGGTGCGCGCCGGCCGCCGGACCGTCGAGGTGCACCGGCCGGACAAGGTGCTCTTCCCGGGCGGCGGGGACGCGAAGGAGTACACGAAGAGCGACCTCGTCGCCTACTACCGGGCCGTCGCCCCGTTCATGCTGCCGCAGCTGCGCGGCCGTCCGCTGATGCTCGAACGGCATCCGGACGGCGTCGACGGGCCGCGCTTCATGCAGAAGAACACGCCGGAGCACTACCCGGAGTGGATCACGCGGGTGGAGCTGGCCAAGGAGGGCGGCACGGTCTGTCACACCGTGTGCGACGACACCGCCACGCTGGCGTTCCTCGCCGACCAGGCCTGTCTCACCCTGCACCGCTGGCTGTCCCGGTCCGACAGTCCCGACCGCCCCGACCTGATGGTCTTCGACCTCGACCCGGCCGACGGCTCCCCCTTCGCCGCCGTCCGCGACACGGCCCGGTGGCTGCACGACCTCCTCGGCGAGCTGCGGCTGCCCGCCGACCTGATGACGACGGGCTCGCGCGGGCTGCACGTCGTCGTCCCGGTCGACGGGCAGGACGACTTCGACGAGGTCCGCCGGTTCGCCCGCGACGTCGCCGAGCTGCTCGCCGCCGGGCATCCCGACCGGCTGACCACGGCGGCCCGCAAGAAGGACCGCGGGGACCGGCTCTACCTCGACGTCCAGCGCAACGGGTACGCGCAGACCGCCGTCGCCCCCTACACGGTGCGCGCGCTGCCGGGGGCGCCCGTCGCCACGCCGATCAGCTGGGAGCAGCTCGGCGACCCCGGCCTCGGCCCGCGCCGCTGGACCATCGCCGACGCCGTCGAGCAGGCCCACACGCGGCCCTGGTCCGGGACGTCGGGACGGGGGCGGGCGCTGGGCCCGGCCCGGCGCCGGCTCGACGCACTGCGTGGCTCGTGAAGGTTTGGCCAAGGAAGTTCCGGCCACCCGGAGGAAGAGGTGGCCATGGTGAACACGAAAAGCACATCGCATACACACAGACCCCACAGGCCGCAGGCACCTCGGCACGGGAAAGGCGGAGACGACGTGGCAGACGACCGGCCGGGCCCCATGGACGTGCTGCGCCAGGCACGCGCCCAGTTCGCGGAGCTGACCGGCATGACCGCAGAGAGCGTCTCGTCCTTCGAGCAGACCGAGGACGGCTGGGCCCTGGAGATCGAGGTCATGGAGCTGTCCCGGGTGCCGGACACGATGAGCCTGATGGCGAGCTACCAGGTCGATCTCGATTCCGCGGGCCAGCTCACGGGCTACCGGCGTGTCCGCCGCTACGAGCGCGGGCGGGCCGACGCACATCGGCAGAGCGGTCGCTAGGCCGCCCGCGCGCGCCGCTGCCCGACCGTCCACTTCGAGAACTTCAAGATCTTCAGCACTCTTCAGCACTCTCAGCATCTTCAAGACTTTCGACACCTTCCAGATCTTCAAGATCTTCAAGACAAGGAGGCTCGGTAGACATGACCGTTGTCCCGGCACAACAGACCGGCGGTGGAGGCGGCTCCAGCGGCCTCTACGACGTGCTGGAGCTCGTCCTCGACAGGGGTCTCGTCATCGACGCGTTCGTGCGTGTGTCCCTGGTCGGCATCGAGATCCTCAAGATCGACGTCAGGGTCGTGGTGGCCAGCGTCGACACCTATCTGCGCTTCGCCGAGGCGTGCAACCGGCTGGACCTGGAGGCAGGGCCTCGCAAGGACCCGGGCCTGCCCGACCTGGTCGGCGAGATGACCGAGTCCGGCGCCCGCGGCAAGTCCAAGGGAGCGCTGTCGGGCGCGGCGGAGACCATCTCCGACGCGTTCAAGCAGGCCCGTGACGACGGCTCCTCGGGAGAGCGTGAGCGCGAGACCAGGCCCCGGGCCCGCAAGACCACCTCCGCGCGCCGGAAGGAGGAGCAGGAGTGAGCACCTACGTCTACGGCATCGTCGCGAGTTCCCACCCGGCCCTTC
It includes:
- a CDS encoding gas vesicle structural protein GvpA, with the translated sequence MTVVPAQQTGGGGGSSGLYDVLELVLDRGLVIDAFVRVSLVGIEILKIDVRVVVASVDTYLRFAEACNRLDLEAGPRKDPGLPDLVGEMTESGARGKSKGALSGAAETISDAFKQARDDGSSGERERETRPRARKTTSARRKEEQE
- a CDS encoding gas vesicle protein GvpO, translating into MVNTKSTSHTHRPHRPQAPRHGKGGDDVADDRPGPMDVLRQARAQFAELTGMTAESVSSFEQTEDGWALEIEVMELSRVPDTMSLMASYQVDLDSAGQLTGYRRVRRYERGRADAHRQSGR
- the ligD gene encoding non-homologous end-joining DNA ligase, which produces MSGDDVGTVRTVRAGRRTVEVHRPDKVLFPGGGDAKEYTKSDLVAYYRAVAPFMLPQLRGRPLMLERHPDGVDGPRFMQKNTPEHYPEWITRVELAKEGGTVCHTVCDDTATLAFLADQACLTLHRWLSRSDSPDRPDLMVFDLDPADGSPFAAVRDTARWLHDLLGELRLPADLMTTGSRGLHVVVPVDGQDDFDEVRRFARDVAELLAAGHPDRLTTAARKKDRGDRLYLDVQRNGYAQTAVAPYTVRALPGAPVATPISWEQLGDPGLGPRRWTIADAVEQAHTRPWSGTSGRGRALGPARRRLDALRGS